The segment TAATGAAGTAAGATTGCCAGCCAGGTGAAGCTTCACGCACGAACTCTGACATAACTCATTTATGGGCACAATTCGTCGAAATATTTGAGGTTCACTTTGAATCCTTTGGAAGTCTCGTCGTCTTACGAGTTTGAGTGTACAACCTTTTGACGTCAATTTGACAGTATAAGCAATTCATATCAGTTTTTAGTTTCGTGGTGAATCTAGCTCTGAACAGTGAAGCGTACAAATGAATTCGTTCTGCATAgaatttttaagtattgttacgaaatgggggaaacgggttcgtaaggTCAGCCcaatctattttatattttttgacgtgacaaggtctaataaatcgatgaacgccggctgcacgcacgaaaaattgtcccgttacgcatattgttccgttacgctgtataccattacgctcattgttccgttacgctgtgtcccgtacgcgcattgttccgttacgctgtgttccgttaggctgtcggcgagtgcagtaataataggttatgttacaattgacaaaaaagttatggtgattcatataattgatgatagtttatttatatgaaaacttgttcataattatatttaaactttatagctaaacgccagttttaaaattaattagaagtcatctacacgtgaactgtttcgtcgactgtttataaagtgaagtgaaaagttaatgtggttttcattgcttattacaacaacaattccggcaataaaggttaattattcttgcattttaaaaatctgattactagtataatttcaagtatttattcttttattattaaaataaaatgattcaattttattcatataagtatgcaatcatttcatcaatgttttgttatgacgttgtcacgttaaactatcgtccgtaaaccgactttacagacaaccaatttttttatttgctactaatatttacattgccAATTAAAtcatcgcacttaaaaatgtatgttcacaaatcactgtccagtccacagtttgcactcctcactggatcTAGGATCAACAGttattcgccccttacctcgcgcctgtccacacacagtctcgcgccactcagtcgcactcgcacAGTCCCGTCACTCCACGTCGCGCCGCTCACCAGGATGCTGGAAAAGAGAGGGGGGGACCTCCCACCCTCTTCGCTGAAGTCGTACTTCACTCATCTCGCAAtttcggaactcccgcggaggccggcgtcgccgcttttatactcTTTACGCTTACACCTTTATACACTTATAAGCTTTTATatacgtcatcccgggccgatccgacgctcgaagcatccagaacagcggcgcgttattcacgccactccacacgATGGTCTCAGAAAGCCCGTGGAATTTCCAGGCCACTAAGGGATGGATTACAGCGCCGAGGAAGGGGTTGCCGGGCTGCTCTAATCCTCAAAGGTAtgtgcgcgtgacgtcagtggccacgCGGAGACGTCGGGCCGCTCAGGTACCTGACGCGCGTCGCGGCTTTGCCTTCGTCATAATATATTTCATGACAATCTGTTAGGTCaggagtttggttaggttaggttagctcaGCTCCAATAAACTGTATCGgtgattttcatttttatatgtAAAGCATGAAAAATATAacgttttattttaagtaaaatccCGAAATAAGCTCATCCTATAGCTTCCAGGCCCAGGagttaaaatctattaattgcaACAGTAACTCCTTCAACATCGATGTGACCGAATAGCACCTTTTATTTCATAAGAGCGAATATCGATCAATTGCATAAGCAGAAATTTTGCACAAAATCTGTAATACAGCTGTACAATTCAGAAACCTGGTTGCCAACGTACACACATACGTAGAACTCGGTGCGTGGAATTCGGGGATGCTGCCGACCGTGGCATGAGGTGAAGAACCACTTTACCGTGTGCCAAGGGAGATTAAGGGAAAACACTGGAAACATAATCCAGGGAAATTGTACAGGAATTCAAAACCCATGGTAAACCGGGAactttcacaaatattttaaggTGTGAAAAAATTGTCacttaatttaatttgtgaattcgcGTGCGGAAAACCtccatttttattgttctgatgTAAAATTATACGGTTGCCACTCAAAGAACCGTAGAAGCAAGTTACCAACGTGTAGACTACACGCCAGATCTGCGGCTTGCGCGTAGAGACCAAGATATGTGTGATGAGCAATGCCGTATCGCTTTTAACGACCATCTGCTTCCAAACATAAATTGGCGCCATCTCAACACGGTGAGATAGCTGAACTTAAAAACAGTTTAAGGCGCAATTGCTTACGGCAGTTACAAAATGTATACCTGGCCATTCTGTCTAGTGTTCAGGACTCCTGATTGGTCGGAGGTCACTGTGGTTGATGGGTCAGATCACTACGTTCCCCCAATAGTGATCTGGGTTCGATTTCCATTAGGgtcaaatatgattttttttcgcaaatggaatacatggtggacgttgccgtgagaTGGTGAGTTTGCTTAGAGAGCTCTTATTGGCCCCACTTATTCATCCTGCGAATGCTACATTCTCATCTCATGGCCTCTCATCGTCTGTAATGACCCTAATTCATTCACTAATCCTGGCTGATATGTAAAACCTTCACCAGTTCAATTCTCTGACGAGCAGAGTCCATCTACCGTATaattaaggaccggaaaaattcagttttctaATATCTCTACGATTGACTCCACAGTTCTCTgttcactcgggcaaatgtcatatgttcattggctgccgactacTGAGACATCTCAACTTGAAAGCTAATGATTCCGTAATTCTTTAGTTGAGGATTTTCATTGGCCAAAAGTATTCCATACTGTGTGCCGATATTGGAAGCAGCTTAGAGGAATACACGTTTGAATTTCATCCCATTAtgaaattaatccacgaatttttcctgtctctacataTAATCACCCTGGAAATTCAGTTTTGACCTTCAGGGTCCTGACCAGCCTTCACGGTGTTCGACTCATTGTGATGTAGTGTAATTTGGAGTGCAAGAAAAACCACATGAGCAACTCTTTTTGATGTTTCAGGCTGCTTTACGCTCAAGTCATGGGTCTTATTTTCCCATCCCTTGGTTGGGACCTGGCCTTCATCGCAGCGAGTCTTGCTGTCTTCACTGCGTGGGTCTACACTAAGGCGTTCTCCTACTGGAGTAGCAGGGGCGTCTACAGCATTAAGCCGGTGATATTCTTCGGAAACATGAAAGACAAGATACTTATGGTAAGGAGTTTCAGTGATGTGCTGAATGACATATATCGCAACACTGAAGGACATAAGTTCGTGGGATTGTACGATGCTAAGAAGCCAATGTTGATGGTAAAAGATCTGGAGCTCATCAAGAACATAATGGCGAGGGATTTTACGAGCTTCTCCGACAGAGGCATACCCAGTGATAAAAGTAACCCAATCAGCGAAAATCTATTTAATATAGGTGGTAGCAGATGGAGAAAATTGAGAAACAAGCTTACGCCAACGTTTACGTCTGGTAAAATGAAGCTTATGTACAAGCTTATGCTAGAATGCTCCGAAGAACTAGTAGCGTGGCTAAAAGACTTGAACAACAATGAAGAAGTTGTTGAAGTTAAAGAGATGGTGGCTAAATTCACTACAGACGTTATAGGCTCCTGTGTTTTCGGGTTGCAAATCAACGCTTTAAAGGATCCCAATTCTGAATTTCGCATGATGGGGCGAAGCATTGTGGACCCTCCTCAAATTTCCCGGTACTTGATTATTATGGCAACGATCTTGCCTTTCTTCAGAAAATTTTTGCAGCCTAAGAATGATGATAAAAATGCATTCTTTTTGAAGATAGTCAAAGAAGTAGTGTCGTTTCGCGAGAACACCAATGTTGTTCGGGACGACTTCATTCAGATGTTGATACAACTAAAAAAGTACGGAAAAGTAGACACTGAAAAAAATCCTGTGACTGAATCTACAACAACAAATCGAATGAACGAGCAACCTAATTTCGACACGAAGAGGGACGATTCGTTAGGTAAGTtaagcaaaatatttgtttcaaaactCGGTAGCACTTCCGAGAACAAAGAAATACGAGTCTATTTTGCATATGAAGGCCACgtagtatttttattttcgtgTTACTTAATCATGATTACGGGATCCAAGTAAATTGATAGGAAATAAAGTACAGTTATTTTTGTTTAGTAATCAAAGAAACCACATGTAACTACATTTAGATCAATCATGTGAATTCAGTGACCAACAGTTTCAAATAGAAGCAAGAAGTTATTGTTATAAAAAGACTATTTACCTATAAGctgattttttacttttttattttttgctctgaTAAGAAAGATTTGCATTTTTCCTCAGTAACTGCTATATTAAAATGTTAGTAAATAGGTTTGCAGTTACTTAAAGTTCTATTTTTATATTCACAGTTAATTTTTTggtataaaaatacaaatttggcCTTAAACCACAAGCTCTGAGTTCTGATGTTAACATAAACCtaaatttttcacttttaaacatttgtaaaataatcataatcggttaaatattttgaaaaattactcTACATGTctaaaataatattgtgaatGTGCTATAAAACAAAAATGCCATCAAGCATTGCTGCTATTTGTGTTTTCGACAAGTAAATTTATAACTAATAAAATAAACAGTATCGGTTCACGACGCTAACAAATGTGGCTATGAAAAACTTGTAAAGAGTCTTTCAGTTGTCTGACTACTTTATTCTCTCTGAGCTTTACACTTTTTATTCGTCGCTCATTTTTTAAATCACTCTGATGACGTAATTCCCTCTACTAGGGCACTATAAAGACTAGGTATTATCACACGTAATTTTTGGTATCACGCAGCAGTACGGcatggtaaaattaaataaaattatcagtgtAGAGTAATCTACAAACCAAACTACATAACTTTTAGTCCTTCTTCTTAAGGCACTTAGCCTCCaggttttcatttattttgtaattctTAATCTACATTAACTAATTGCCTGTCCTGTTTGTTTGTGGTTCACATAGCGCAGAGGTGAGgcctttgtaatattttatacgCAGGTTAACCGTTTGAGGGGTTGGGAGGGAGAGAGGACAGAGGGTGGACCCGTTtgcatcttaaatatttttgtttccctaattcgttttttttatttgattattttagGGATTTAGATCACATTTCCCTAATAGTTTCCATAGTAAAGGCTGTTCTATTGgtaatatggtttttatttcgtctcctggcaacggctgttgcattgttgatgctttattTATTCTTACCATAATCCAGTGTTTCTGTAATCATCTTTGCCATCACATTGACACAGTATAGGTTAGATAAATGTTAGTTTGAAGGCCCTAAAAAACTGTTCAATCGAACATGGCGTCTTTGGTGTATATTATTTTCCTATTATCGTAGATAGATATAGCGATTTTTTCATAAGTTTTACACCTAATTAAATTGTTGTTCGAGGCGTGGCAGTTatgtacccacgaggagggggcATGTATAACGAACAGTGCGAAAGTTTTCTGCCTTTATGCTGCCTTAACAAAGTATGGGTGCATCCGCTAGTTCACCTCAAAGGACCTGCCACATTCGCGCAGTTGCATATGTCTGATGTGACTAAGATGATGGTGCAGACGCGAATATGGCATTTGATTATTTCACGTGACCAATGACGTCAGGTGCTGATGGTACAGTCGCGCACAGCGGACCTGCCTGACCTGGAAAACTTGAAGCGAGGTCAGACAGCACCATCAGCAGCTGATGTCATCAACAATATTCACCAACAAGAAGCATGATGAGTACAACAAATTGTAAGATAGcgcgaaaataataatttaaaaaccaccATTTTAAAAGTTTCATCTTAGGCATCAttttgtggcttttttttttttcgttaagttGCTTTGAAACGGAAAACGAAGTACCCGAAAACGTAAGTAAAGATTATAAAACTGTGTAGGGATGAAAATAACAGGTTTTGCCCAAGTGTACATTAAAAACGATTAAATTGTCAAGAAATGtatataaattcaattaatgCGAAATTTATTTGATCTATATTTTGTAGAAATCTCTCGAGTGAAGCCAAACTATCTACAGTGCTGCAATCTATGATTGATAATGTGAACCATGTGTACCAGACACGTGAATATGGCACGCTGCTACGGAAAAAGAATCAGCATTTTCAGACAATACGGTCAGAAATGTTGCAGAGCTTTAATAcgtcgacaaaaaaaaataatattgttactaTTGGGAAAACAGGCtcggaaaggatagcccaattaatagaatacatattatttattaactactattTAAACTGCTAATTAAATTGTatcaaattaatcactctttgaTTTAATCCACAGTATACTCTCCGCACtgaagctcggctcgacagtggctcgtctcttacctcgcacctctcttacagcacactgcctcgcatcaCTCGCTCGTCCGTCACACACAACACAGttccgatgcaccagtctccagACACGACTCGTCGCTTGTCGTCCGCATTCACTCACATATGGGTCACACgccgccctcttcacttcactgcctcggagaCTGGCCTCGCTGTTTTCATACCCCTTAGCTcaccttctggaatggtctcgcgtCCCTTTGAAGTGAAGTGTCACCAGGGTCGACTTGATATTCGAAGCTCCAAGAAAAATGGCGTCCCTGTTACGCCACTCGAGGTGGCGACCCTCGGGAGCCCGCATGATCCTTCAGAGGGACGGAGGGTTCAGTGACAATGCACCGAGGAAGGGGGTGGCGGGAGGAGGGGGGTTGCTAGGACCGCCTATATTCCGACAAGGAATGTGCCGTTAGCAGGTCCATCGGGTTGTCTCGGAATCCCGCCTACAGTATGCTCGTAACACTATATTGCAAAGTGTTTCGAGTtttgcagggccggtgcaaggtaaattggcgccctaggcgaaaaaccttatttacaccccccccccccccccgggccggtcaccacaaaacaaattttccttgcctaaaaatacatcacgtaagcctaagattttgtcaacaatcaagtgtaagcaggcttttttttttttacttttttagttattacaaatcataaacaggtcacagtggtctttaaataattacttatatcaatataaacattccaaaatgttacaaaaatccattttcatctagtttcaataatcgttaaacatattatatgagctgttatgtgtcgtgctgcaccgcccccagctacttggcgccctaggcggttgcatAGTTCCCCtacatggacgcgccggccctggagtTTTGTCAGGTGATGAAGCtgtatccgggggggggggggggggggagagagtggtCACAGGGAGATTGTCGCAGAGATCACGGACGGGCTTCTGGCCGCGCAGTGCTACATCTTCTTCGTGGCGGGCTTCGAGACGTCGTCGACGACCATCAGCTGCTGCCTGCACGAGCTCAGCGTCAACACGGCCGTGCAGGACCGGCTGCGCAGGGAGGTGGCGACGGTGCTGCGGCGCCACGACCACCAACTCAACTACGAGGccctgcaggagatgaagtacctcGACCAGGTCATAGATGGTGCGCGCACGCCTCCCGACACTCATTCATCCCTCACGTCCGTCCgccacattgtaaaaaaattttataagtgGAACaattaatcatgtaaaattactgatttttgtaaatttgtacatttacactaaAGCAtctgcagtagcggatccagaggggaggctaaggggctcaagccccctccaaaagcatctgggtccactattgttttagtgtttgccttgataaaaactagcctcagctgggtcaagcccctcccaaaccaaaatcctggatccgccactgagcatctgtattgctacaaaaaaaattcgcagtaatactgagttcgaaTTGTTGTCCAGTACCTACATTCGTCAAAGTTATTTGCTAACCGgtccctgaaaagctttccagtattaactgcggacGTTAATAaacatcataaaacaaaataaagaccaaATTGggttgaaatattaaattatcttttccatggtttaaaaaaaaattatgcttgtaaaaagcatcaattaaaaatttaaattatgagaCAATCCTCATAAGCGCGACAATAAATATTCATTACTgcttccaaaaacgtatttcatatatgcaaaaatatccGTAGTAATGTGTTGtgcatatttacaattttttttttattttagtattacaaactatttcttggcaagtggTTCAGACTATAAGGATAAAATAgtgaagaaatttaattttatatacgtaGATTAGATtgacatttaatatattttcagttttacCATAGGTACGTAATAAATTACACTACAATGATTGAGTCAGTTTATGGATCAAACATCAaatgtaagttttaaaaatggaatgCCAGTTactagacaaataaacaaactatAAAACATTTTAAGGTAGTAAAGGTTTCTAGCAATACCTTGCTAACTTGTGGAAGTTatgatttcatccgtccgtccatcCGTCGATGCTGGGAAGCTTTCGACGGACggcggatggaatttttcgggtctTCTGATTCGCTTGAGCTCACATGATGGACGAACATGTGGGGAACGGACGGACGCCATGGTTCTTCGTGAGTTCAGGTTTACGCCTTTAAAAGTTCGCTTCGTTCTTCATTTTGTCGAAATATTTGCCCCACCTCGTAGTGGTGTAAAATGCACTCACATGTTTCTGACAGTATCACATAGGTATATTAAATGTGTAGCTACACACATCATTTCATTTTACACATAATTTCTCGTAGATTTTGAGAGTGAAATAATATGTTCGGATATTCGTTAAAGTTAAGCCTGATAATACAGTTATTAATTACTTTATGaactaaattattaatattcAGTTAAATTATTACTTACACAGATAAATTAAGAATATCGGTAATATCTATGCATTTGAAGTAATAGTATGTTGTACTGGAAGTTATATAAGTTTTACATATCAATTTTATGTGTTACTTTCCTGGCATTCGTATTACTATATCtgtatttttgaataaaaatttatgtttacttaTTTCAATTTCTTATCTGCAATAACTTGCTTATATTTTCATCACAGTACGCATAGGTCTCGTTTATGCTTTCTAAATAAAAGAATGTTGGTCAAAGCACGCTGTTCTAAGTAAATGATCTAATATAATTAACTGACATATACGTAGTTCAACATTCTAGTTTCAACTATGGACAAGAACTAATCTCCATAATCACGATATCGATACACAATTTGTACGTTTGTTTGTAATTGTTTGGTGTTTTCAGAAACGCTCCGCAAGTACCCGCCCGTCAGTTTCCTGTTCAGAGCCTGCACAAAGCCGTACACCGTCCCCGGCAGCAACGTGCACATAGACAAGGGGACGATGACGATCATACCAGTCCGCAGCCTCCACCACGACCCCAAGTACTTCCCGTGTCCCGAGCGGTTCGACCCGGAGAGGTTCAACGAAGAAAACGTCAAGAAAATCCCACAATTCGCATACCTTCCTTTCGGGGAAGGACCGAGGCTCTGCATAGGTGAGTGGAAACTAGCACGGGAAGAGTTTAAAATGATGAAACGTCCCTTGAAATATCAAAACTGCCACTCACTAATGAACCAAGTCCGGAAAACTTTCAGTGTATCTTTAGAATGCACTTATCAGCATCGCCTCTCAAATTCCAAACGATTATGACTCCCTCAAATAGAGCATCTGAAGGAAGACTACCTGTATCATTTACCAGCAGCCAGCTGAAGTGATTTGTGTTCTCACGTCATGAATTCTAGACAATGCAATAACAGTACGGATGTTTAAACATTTCGTTTGAGGAGTCCTCATTTTCAAGTAGATACTGTGAAGCTACTACTGGCCTTGGATGTATGACTTTCAACAGTTTTTCCTATGTTGTGGGTCCATAGTATCAATGTTTATCGTTTCTCGCATAATGAGGCATTTTCAAAATACTTTGGCACCCGTCCCACAAGCTACAGCTACTACATATGCGTAAGTCTCCTGTGAAACGTTTCCCACGtgcagaggtaaaaaaaaaaggtgttagtAAAGGGCAAAGAgggatataaaaaataatactgttTAATGAATTCTCGACCAACGAACAATATACACGATAAGTATGATTGTATCAGACAATGAATGAGAGAACTGTGTTCGGTGTAAAGTGATTCATGAAAAAGTTTACACTTTGCTTTTTAAAGTCTCCGCCACATCGCTGTTAATTTCTCCACCAAATGTTTAGCTCAAACACAGAATTGTTGAGGGCTATATTTCATTCGAATAAACCTGTACACAACTCGCATCGCAACATGTACACTCCTTATGGTTACAATCCTAGACTGACTAGATTGTTGGAGACATGCGGCTTGGGATTTCCGCATTACAAGAGAACAGCCTGTGTTTGCAAAAATCCATAGCAAAAATGTTGCATTTCGATGTTTGAGCAATTATATGAAGTTACGAATTGAATCAAATTCGTGGTACATACAGTCTTTTGGCACAGTAATCCAAGGCACCCTTGCCCATAACCCAGATGGCATGTTGCTAAACCAAGTGTAAGGCAATGGTTTCATAACAACCACAAAAATGGAAGTACCTATTTAATAAGTCGAATCAgttgttcgtaaaaaaaaattatttgtcaaagCTGAGCTGAAATCGTACCTTGAACAAACCAACACAATTATACTAACTTCATCACCATTTAGATTAGTAAAATTCCAATGTTTCCAGTAGTAAGTACgataaattataagattaattataaaacaatatgcAACTACAGTGAAAGGTTTTAAATCCGGCATTGTAGAGTTACTAAAATTCTGTAATCAGGTATCAATCGAACCActcgcgttcagattttttttataggATGGATTCCAGCTGTAGAAATTGGCAACCAGAGCTAATTACTGGGCTGCCGACGTTTATAGTTCGCTCTAGAGTTTTTCGTTCTGGTCGTTTTTCATTCAAATGCCTTGTTTTCTTTTTTGTGGCAAGTCACATTTCACATATTATGAGTTCACACTCACGTTGAAACTATATTAAAG is part of the Bacillus rossius redtenbacheri isolate Brsri chromosome 8, Brsri_v3, whole genome shotgun sequence genome and harbors:
- the LOC134534713 gene encoding probable cytochrome P450 6a13, whose product is MGLIFPSLGWDLAFIAASLAVFTAWVYTKAFSYWSSRGVYSIKPVIFFGNMKDKILMVRSFSDVLNDIYRNTEGHKFVGLYDAKKPMLMVKDLELIKNIMARDFTSFSDRGIPSDKSNPISENLFNIGGSRWRKLRNKLTPTFTSGKMKLMYKLMLECSEELVAWLKDLNNNEEVVEVKEMVAKFTTDVIGSCVFGLQINALKDPNSEFRMMGRSIVDPPQISRYLIIMATILPFFRKFLQPKNDDKNAFFLKIVKEVVSFRENTNVVRDDFIQMLIQLKKYGKVDTEKNPVTESTTTNRMNEQPNFDTKRDDSLEITDGLLAAQCYIFFVAGFETSSTTISCCLHELSVNTAVQDRLRREVATVLRRHDHQLNYEALQEMKYLDQVIDETLRKYPPVSFLFRACTKPYTVPGSNVHIDKGTMTIIPVRSLHHDPKYFPCPERFDPERFNEENVKKIPQFAYLPFGEGPRLCIGLRFGRMQVKVCLIALLKHFEFSVCDKTSVPLRFSFKIPFIDTPKEVWLRVKKIPVIQEFSQRTDVYKRVKVQRDMFQNSS